In the Drosophila takahashii strain IR98-3 E-12201 chromosome 3R, DtakHiC1v2, whole genome shotgun sequence genome, one interval contains:
- the LOC108056204 gene encoding neprilysin-1-like has product MFLISKRFRPSLLSGVIYILICTFSLGCEARSIGDESLESLRSYGALMKSYMNLSADPCDDFYEYACGNWKNVKPPRQASHRRNNLLDIVYTLTDVTEQLLTRTQLAEALNVSEELVIAQRFYNSCLMAEVFPLPAADPAYLSLIRSIGGFPAVDGDAWNASRFSWFNMSAHLTNYGAYGLILEEISTQYPFDPYFKLPELGFDHIIHTDNIVNSSSRAYKLNEKRMRGYLNAFNLTEDKISSVINGVFDFWREAAALEDKFEGDSDKCELLEGPPFGKWRSYYEIAWNGLDFDNGSDISLFCDFYYTELDKLCSKHQEAVANYLAMVLLYRMDAKLKEGNKQKDYCLTKVQMSLSHLVSKLYMAEYFSKDTHSEISAMVKELRKSLRQVLENAEWLDTETRREALLKEASITPVIGSYRNEEISSLLIDEIGKLSVIEDSFPQSMINLQRLVTTLKRYGGLNFEKMTNDTKPLLLLLGMQVNAFYYNLDNSIYVMAGILHPPAYHRSWPDSLKFGTIGFLIGHELTHGFDTMGSTFDGRGEVNNWWSTKSEAEFQERTKCYVDHFSNYLIPEINRKINGNVTRDENIADAGGLREALAAYRSHMKKLQSSPMDNETLEPQSQQMPGLDLSAEQLFFLGFAQLWCADYEEEHFWEELTKEHTIDKYRVLGAVSNNKDFAEVYKCPLGSPMHPKANTCRLW; this is encoded by the exons ATGTTTCTAATCTCGAAACGTTTCCGGCCATCCTTACTTTCGGGAGTCATTTACATCCTAATTTGCACATTTTCGTTGGGCTGTGAGGCCAGGAGTATTGGGGATGAGTCCCTAGAATCCCTGCGATCCTATGGCGCTTTGATGAAGTCCTACATGAACTTGAGCGCCGATCCGTGTGATGATTTCTACGAGTACGCTTGCGGAAACTGGAAGAACGTAAAACCGCCTCGACAAGCCAGTCACAGGCGAAACAATCTCCTGGATATTGTCTACACTCTGACGGATGTGACGGAGCAGCTGCTGACCAGGACGCAACTGGCAGAGGCACTAAATGTGTCCGAAGAACTAGTGATTGCTCAACGCTTCTATAATTCCTGCCTCATGGCCGAGGTATTTCCGCTTCCAGCCGCCGATCCCGCTTATCTCTCGCTTATCAGGTCCATTGGTGGTTTCCCCGCCGTCGATGGGGATGCTTGGAACGCGTCCAGGTTCAGCTGGTTCAACATGAGTGCCCATCTCACCAACTACGGTGCTTATGGGCTGATCCTCGAAGAAATTTCAACGCAGTATCCATTCGATCCATACTTTAAACTGCCCGAATTGGGCTTTGACCACATAATTCACACAGATAATATAGTTAATTCAAGTTCACGGGCGTACAAACTAAACGAGAAGCGAATGCGTGGTTACTTAAATGCCTTTAATCTCACAGAGGATAAAATCTCCTCTGTGATCAATGGAGTCTTTGACTTTTGGCGAGAAGCAGCCGCTCTTGAAGACAAGTTTGAAGGCGATAGTGACAAGTGCGAGTTGCTTGAAGGGCCTCCATTTGGGAAATGGAGGAGCTACTACGAGATCGCCTGGAATGGCCTGGACTTCGACAACGGTTCGGACATTAGCCTGTTCTGCGACTTTTACTACACGGAGTTGGATAAGCTGTGCTCCAAGCACCAGGAGGCAGTGGCCAACTATTTGGCCATGGTGCTCCTTTACCGCATGGACGCCAAGCTGAAAGaaggaaataaacaaaaggatTACTGTCTGACCAAGGTCCAGATGTCGTTATCCCACCTCGTTAGCAAGCTCTACATGGCG GAATACTTCAGCAAGGACACACATTCCGAGATCTCTGCCATGGTGAAGGAACTGCGAAAGTCCTTGCGTCAGGTCCTCGAGAACGCCGAATGGTTAGATACAGAGACGCGACGAGAGGCGTTGCTCAAGGAGGCCAGCATCACGCCAGTGATTGGCAGCTACAGGAACGAAGAGATTTCCAGCCTCCTGATCGACGAGATCGGGAAACTATCCGTTATTGAGGATAGCTTCCCCCAGAGCATGATCAACCTGCAGAGATTGGTCACCACTTTAAAACGATACGGTGGCTTGAATTTCGAGAAAATGACCAACGACACGAAGCCGCTCTTACTGCTCCTTGGGATGCAGGTAAATGCCTTCTACTACAACTTGGACAACTCGATCTATGTGATGGCTGGAATACTGCATCCGCCTGCGTATCACCGTTCATGGCCCGACTCCCTGAAGTTTGGCACAATAGGATTCCTGATAGGCCACGAGTTGACCCACGGTTTTGATACGATGGGATCCACTTTCGATGGCAGAGGTGAGGTGAACAATTGGTGGTCCACGAAATCGGAGGCAGAGTTCCAGGAACGAACCAAGTGCTATGTGGACCATTTCAGCAACTACTTGATACCGGAGATCAATCGTAAGATCAATGGCAACGTTACCAGGGATGAAAACATTGCGGATGCTGGTGGTTTAAGAGAAGCACTCGCCGCCTATCGGAGCCACATGAAGAAGCTCCAAAGCAGCCCGATGGATAATGAGACGTTGGAGCCCCAAAGTCAGCAGATGCCTGGCCTCGATTTGTCGGCGGAGCAGCTCTTCTTCCTCGGATTCGCGCAGCTGTGGTGTGCCGACTACGAGGAGGAGCACTTCTGGGAGGAGCTCACCAAGGAGCACACCATCGATAAGTACCGGGTGTTGGGTGCCGTCTCAAACAACAAGGACTTTGCCGAGGTCTACAAATGTCCACTTGGTAGTCCTATGCATCCAAAGGCCAATACCTGTCGTTTGTGGTAA
- the LOC108056207 gene encoding uncharacterized protein CG4951 isoform X2, which translates to MSFSAIGNCQLVSQIYQYKSRRIVCSFKVLPTPVTHFKREPKNVFHWMTADRWSRIESGLWLMLENLKRWEDARNLDTDLMIDHISVRVQATKKPHPSAMSLLADAELTPNDLSLDLQLQYLTYEDRTLLAFIPTKRKFATDAESNGTGRQINATKGKESTLAAKPKAGAQSKQPKHIDADDDDEDDDSDVFAKASRQPPAKVKRERRSISQGGGEKEKSSSSASSSRQGNRLKRTQSPAQSEAKSSKSKVSKPSKVKRVSPSPSKPLKVEQMDGARFDALQRLDSMLDMPRPREVEILLLEELGEDDVLNTFEIYRSDFDKLFKEREFKPRTVDYMSIDHMSVMDILTKSIRDKMLKKLGEIYIGRSNHTALLINGMLPLWIVRLFMDTYKMSHADAVKQIRDQNKYNSYMKAYRDDPLCSDLDD; encoded by the exons atgtcattttcCGCCATCGGGAATTGCCAATTAGTTTCGCAGATATATCAG TACAAGAGCCGCCGCATCGTGTGCAGCTTTAAGGTGCTGCCGACACCTGTGACCCATTTTAAGCGGGAACCCAAGAATGTTTTCCACTGGATGACCGCGGATCGCTGGAGTCGCATCGAAAGCGGCCTGTGGCTGATGCTCGAGAATCTCAAGCGATGGGAGGACGCCCGCAATCTGGACACCGATCTGATGATCGATCACATCAGTGTGCGTGTCCAGGCCACCAAGAAACCGCATCCTTCCGCAATGAGCCTGCTGGCCGACGCGGAACTGACCCCCAATGACCTCAGCCTGGATCTCCAACTGCAGTACCTAACCTACGAGGACCGAACCCTGTTGGCCTTCATTCCCACCAAGCGCAAGTTTGCCACGGATGCAGAATCCAACGGCACCGGGCGGCAAATCAATGCCACCAAGGGCAAGGAATCTACGTTGGCAGCCAAGCCAAAAGCGGG AGCACAATCAAAGCAACCCAAGCACATTGATGCGGACGACGACGATGAAGATGATGATAGCGACGTTTTCGCCAAGGCCAGCCGCCAACCGCCTGCGAAGGTGAAACGCGAACGCAGATCCATTTCGCAGGGCGGCGGCGAAAAGGAGAAGTCTTCCAGCAGCGCCAGCTCCTCCCGCCAGGGAAACCGCTTGAAGCGAACGCAGAGTCCAGCACAAAG CGAGGCGAAGAGCAGCAAGAGTAAGGTTTCCAAGCCGTCCAAGGTGAAACGGGTTTCACCATCACCCAGCAAGCCGTTGAAGGTGGAGCAGATGGACGGAGCCAGGTTCGATGCACTGCAGCGGCTGGACAGCATGCTGGACATGCCAAGGCCGCGAGAAGTTGAGATATT ACTCTTGGAGGAATTGGGCGAAGACGATGTCCTGAACACTTTCGAGATCTATCGCAGCGACTTCGATAAGCTGTTCAAGGAGCGGGAGTTTAAGCCGCGCACCGTGGACTACATGAGTATCGATCACATGTCGGTCATGGATATACTCACTAAAAGCATTCGCGACAAGATGCTCAAGAAACTGGGCGAAATCTACATCGGTCGAAGC AATCACACGGCGCTGCTTATAAATGGAATGCTGCCGCTTTGGATAGTGCGCCTCTTTATGGACACCTACAAGATGTCGCATGCGGATGCCGTGAAGCAAATCCGCGACCAAAACAAGTACAACTCGTATATGAAGGCCTACCGGGATGATCCCCTGTGTTCCGATCTTGATGACTGA
- the LOC108056207 gene encoding uncharacterized protein CG4951 isoform X1 yields MSFSAIGNCQLVSQIYQYKSRRIVCSFKVLPTPVTHFKREPKNVFHWMTADRWSRIESGLWLMLENLKRWEDARNLDTDLMIDHISVRVQATKKPHPSAMSLLADAELTPNDLSLDLQLQYLTYEDRTLLAFIPTKRKFATDAESNGTGRQINATKGKESTLAAKPKAGAQSKQPKHIDADDDDEDDDSDVFAKASRQPPAKVKRERRSISQGGGEKEKSSSSASSSRQGNRLKRTQSPAQRNSRASSVESKPARRSGRSPMRPGRFKNFVLGEAKSSKSKVSKPSKVKRVSPSPSKPLKVEQMDGARFDALQRLDSMLDMPRPREVEILLLEELGEDDVLNTFEIYRSDFDKLFKEREFKPRTVDYMSIDHMSVMDILTKSIRDKMLKKLGEIYIGRSNHTALLINGMLPLWIVRLFMDTYKMSHADAVKQIRDQNKYNSYMKAYRDDPLCSDLDD; encoded by the exons atgtcattttcCGCCATCGGGAATTGCCAATTAGTTTCGCAGATATATCAG TACAAGAGCCGCCGCATCGTGTGCAGCTTTAAGGTGCTGCCGACACCTGTGACCCATTTTAAGCGGGAACCCAAGAATGTTTTCCACTGGATGACCGCGGATCGCTGGAGTCGCATCGAAAGCGGCCTGTGGCTGATGCTCGAGAATCTCAAGCGATGGGAGGACGCCCGCAATCTGGACACCGATCTGATGATCGATCACATCAGTGTGCGTGTCCAGGCCACCAAGAAACCGCATCCTTCCGCAATGAGCCTGCTGGCCGACGCGGAACTGACCCCCAATGACCTCAGCCTGGATCTCCAACTGCAGTACCTAACCTACGAGGACCGAACCCTGTTGGCCTTCATTCCCACCAAGCGCAAGTTTGCCACGGATGCAGAATCCAACGGCACCGGGCGGCAAATCAATGCCACCAAGGGCAAGGAATCTACGTTGGCAGCCAAGCCAAAAGCGGG AGCACAATCAAAGCAACCCAAGCACATTGATGCGGACGACGACGATGAAGATGATGATAGCGACGTTTTCGCCAAGGCCAGCCGCCAACCGCCTGCGAAGGTGAAACGCGAACGCAGATCCATTTCGCAGGGCGGCGGCGAAAAGGAGAAGTCTTCCAGCAGCGCCAGCTCCTCCCGCCAGGGAAACCGCTTGAAGCGAACGCAGAGTCCAGCACAAAG GAATTCCAGAGCCAGCTCTGTCGAGTCCAAACCTGCCCGCCGCTCCGGCCGATCACCGATGCGTCCGGGTCGCTTTAAAAATTTCGTCTTAGG CGAGGCGAAGAGCAGCAAGAGTAAGGTTTCCAAGCCGTCCAAGGTGAAACGGGTTTCACCATCACCCAGCAAGCCGTTGAAGGTGGAGCAGATGGACGGAGCCAGGTTCGATGCACTGCAGCGGCTGGACAGCATGCTGGACATGCCAAGGCCGCGAGAAGTTGAGATATT ACTCTTGGAGGAATTGGGCGAAGACGATGTCCTGAACACTTTCGAGATCTATCGCAGCGACTTCGATAAGCTGTTCAAGGAGCGGGAGTTTAAGCCGCGCACCGTGGACTACATGAGTATCGATCACATGTCGGTCATGGATATACTCACTAAAAGCATTCGCGACAAGATGCTCAAGAAACTGGGCGAAATCTACATCGGTCGAAGC AATCACACGGCGCTGCTTATAAATGGAATGCTGCCGCTTTGGATAGTGCGCCTCTTTATGGACACCTACAAGATGTCGCATGCGGATGCCGTGAAGCAAATCCGCGACCAAAACAAGTACAACTCGTATATGAAGGCCTACCGGGATGATCCCCTGTGTTCCGATCTTGATGACTGA
- the Gp93 gene encoding endoplasmin homolog, which yields MKYFLLLGLLLLAGVNQIAASEDEAATETIDLDLGSFKEGSRTDAETLKREEEAIQLDGLNVAQLKEIREKAEKFTFQTEVNRMMKLIINSLYRNKEIFLRELISNASDAIDKIRLLALSNSKELESNPELHIRIKADKENKALHIMDSGIGMTHQDLINNLGTIAKSGTADFLAKMQDPSKSEGQDMNDMIGQFGVGFYSAFLVADRVVVTTKHNDDKQYIWESDANSFSITEDPRGDTLKRGSVISLYLKEEAQDFLEEDTVRELIRKYSQFINFPIRMWSSKTVEEEVPVEEEAAKPEKTEDDVEEEEDAKVEEADDEKPKTKKVSKTTWDWTLINDSKPIWTRKPAEVTEDEYTSFYKSLTKDSSEPLSQTHFIAEGEVTFKSLLYVPKVQPSESFNRYGTKSDNIKLYVRRVFITDEFNDMMPNYLSFIRGVVDSDDLPLNVSRETLQQHKLIKVIKKKLVRKVLDMLKKIDKDAYEKFWKEFSTNIKLGVMEDPSNRSRLAKLLRFQTSNGKGVTSLAEYKERMKAKQEHIYYIAGANRAEVEKSPFVERLLSKGYEVLYLVEAVDEYCISALPEFDGKKFQNVAKEGFQLNESEKSKKNFEELKGTFEPLVKWLNDVALKDQISKAQVSERLSNSPCALVAGVFGWTGNMERLAMSNAHQKSDDPQRTYYLNQKKTLEINPRHPLMRELLRRVEADEADDTAKDMAVMMFRTATLRSGYMLQETSSFADSIEQMMRQTLGVSQTEQVEIDEDEEDEDAEEPATGSQESASADDEEEDQQHDEL from the exons ATGAAGTACTTTTTGCTGCTGGGCCTGCTGCTTTTAGCAG GCGTCAATCAAATTGCAGCCAGTGAAGATGAAGCGGCAACGGAGACCATTGACTTGGATCTGGGATCTTTTAAGGAGGGTTCCCGCACAG ATGCCGAAACTTTGAAGCGCGAAGAGGAGGCCATCCAACTGGACGGTTTGAATGTGGCCCAACTGAAGGAAATTCGCGAGAAG GCTGAGAAATTCACCTTCCAGACAGAGGTGAACCGCATGATGAAGCTGATCATCAACTCGCTGTACCGCAACAAGGAGATCTTCCTGCGCGAACTGATCTCGAATGCCTCCGATGCCATCGACAAGATCCGTCTGTTGGCTCTGTCCAACAGCAAGGAGCTGGAGAGCAATCCGGAGCTGCACATTCGCATTAAGGCGGATAAGGAGAATAAGGCTTTGCACATCATGGACTCGGGCATTGGCATGACCCATCAGGATCTGATCAACAACCTGGGCACCATTGCCAAGTCTGGAACAGCCGATTTCCTGGCCAAGATGCAGGATCCCAGCAAATCGGAGGGTCAGGACATGAACGACATGATCGGACAGTTCGGTGTGGGCTTCTACTCGGCCTTCCTGGTCGCCGATCGGGTGGTGGTCACAACCAAGCACAACGACGACAAGCAGTACATCTGGGAGTCGGACGCCAATAGCTTCTCGATCACCGAGGATCCCCGTGGCGATACGCTGAAGCGAGGATCCGTCATCTCGCTGTATCTGAAAGAGGAGGCCCAGGATTTCCTCGAGGAGGACACCGTTCGCGAACTGATCCGCAAGTACTCGCAGTTTATCAACTTCCCCATTCGCATGTGGTCCAGCAAGACTGTGGAGGAAGAGGTGCCCgtcgaggaggaggcggctAAGCCTGAGAAAACCGAGGATgacgtggaggaggaggaggacgccAAGGTCGAGGAGGCCGACGATGAGAAGCCCAAGACCAAGAAGGTATCGAAGACCACCTGGGATTGGACCCTCATCAACGACAGCAAGCCCATCTGGACGCGCAAGCCCGCCGAGGTGACCGAGGATGAGTACACCAGCTTCTACAAGAGCCTCACCAAGGATTCCAGCGAGCCGCTCTCCCAGACGCACTTCATCGCCGAGGGTGAGGTGACCTTCAAGAGTTTGCTCTACGTTCCGAAGGTTCAGCCTTCCGAATCCTTCAATCGCTACGGCACCAAGTCGGACAACATCAAGCTATACGTGCGTCGCGTCTTCATCACCGACGAGTTCAACGACATGATGCCCAACTATCTGAGCTTCATTCGCGGCGTCGTCGACTCCGATGATCTGCCTTTGAACGTTTCCCGCGAGACCCTCCAGCAGCACAAGCTCATTAAGGTGATCAAGAAGAAGCTGGTCCGCAAGGTGCTCGACATGCTCAAGAAGATCGATAAGGATGCGTACGAGAAGTTCTGGAAGGAGTTCTCCACCAA CATCAAACTGGGCGTGATGGAGGATCCCAGCAACCGATCGCGTCTCGCCAAGCTGCTGCGCTTCCAGACCTCCAACGGCAAGGGCGTCACCTCGCTGGCCGAGTACAAGGAGCGCATGAAGGCCAAGCAGGAGCACATCTACTACATTGCCGGTGCCAATCGCGCCGAGGTCGAGAAGTCGCCCTTCGTCGAGCGTCTGCTGAGCAAGGGCTACGAGGTTCTCTATCTCGTGGAGGCCGTCGATGAGTACTGCATCTCCGCGCTGCCCGAATTCGATGGCAAGAAGTTCCAGAACGTGGCCAAGGAGGGATTCCAGCTGAACGAGTCGGAGAAGAGCAAGAAGAACTTCGAGGAGCTGAAGGGCACCTTTGAGCCGCTGGTCAAGTGGTTGAATGATGTGGCCCTTAAGGATCAGATCTCCAAGGCCCAAGTCTCCGAGCGCCTGAGCAACTCCCCGTGCGCTTTGGTGGCCGGCGTCTTCGGCTGGACCGGCAACATGGAGCGCCTGGCCATGTCGAATGCCCACCAGAAGTCCGACGATCCACAGCGCACCTACTACCTCAACCAGAAGAAGACACTGGAGATTAACCCGCGGCATCCGCTGATGCGCGAGCTCCTGCGTCGCGTGGAGGCCGACGAGGCTGATGATACCGCCAAGGACATGGCCGTGATGATGTTCCGCACCGCCACTCTGCGATCGGGCTACATGCTGCAGGAGACTTCCTCCTTCGCCGACAGCATTGAGCAGATGATGCGCCAGACGTTGGGCGTTTCGCAGACCGAACAGGTGGAGatcgatgaggatgaggaggatgaggatgccGAGGAGCCAGCGACCGGCAGCCAGGAGAGCGCCAGCGCcgacgatgaggaggaggatcagCAGCACGACGAGCTGTAG